CTTCCCGCCGGCCCGTGGTCTCGGTGCCGGCCGGGCCCTCGGCGAAGCGGTGATCGAGTGGGCGGCCGACAGCGGATTCGACAGCGTGGTCACCGACTGGCGGGTGACGAACCTGCTCTCCTCGCGGGCCTGGCCGGCGCTCGGCTTCACCGAGACGTTCCTCCGGCTGCACCGCCTCGTCGGCTACTGAGCCGGGGCCGCGCGGGTCCGGCGAGCGCTCCCACGCGCCGTCACTTCCACCCGGTACGGCGTCCCGGTGAGCGGTGACCGCCCGGCCTGGGTCAAGATGGTGCCATGACCGAAGGACGTTCCGCTGCACAGAACGACGAGCCGGGCCAGGAGGGCATCGGACACTCCGGCACGGTGGTGGTGATCGGCCCGGACGGCCGCCCGGTGGGCACGGTGCAGACCGACGAGGCGCAGAGCGAGGACCCGGCCCGCCTGGTCGAGCAGCCGGCCAAGGTGATGCGGATCGGGAGCATGATCAAGCAGCTCCTGGAGGAGGTCAAGTCCGCCCCGCTGGACGATGCCAGCCGGCACCGGATGCGGGAGATCCACGAGCGGTCGATCGTCGAGCTGAAGGAGGGCCTCGCTCCGGAACTCCGCGAGGAGCTGGAGCGGATCTCGCTGCCCTTCACCGAGGACAAGGCCCCCAGCGAGGGCGAGTTGCGGATCGCGCACGCCCAGCTCGTCGGCTGGCTGGAGGGTCTCTTCCACGGCATCCAGGCGGCGTTGGTCGCCCAGCAGATGGCCGCCCGGGTACAACTCGAGCAGATGCGGTCCGGCGGCCGGCAGGCGCTGCCCAGCGGTCCGGGCGCCGTCATCCCCGGCATGCCGGGGATGATCCAGCCGTCAGGCAACGAGGGACACGGCACCGGCCAGTACCTCTGATCCCCGGACCGGACCGGGGGCGACGGCCGGGGGACCGCCGATCATCGGCCCCCGGCCTCAGGAGTCGGGGAAG
The nucleotide sequence above comes from Micromonospora pallida. Encoded proteins:
- a CDS encoding bacterial proteasome activator family protein, yielding MTEGRSAAQNDEPGQEGIGHSGTVVVIGPDGRPVGTVQTDEAQSEDPARLVEQPAKVMRIGSMIKQLLEEVKSAPLDDASRHRMREIHERSIVELKEGLAPELREELERISLPFTEDKAPSEGELRIAHAQLVGWLEGLFHGIQAALVAQQMAARVQLEQMRSGGRQALPSGPGAVIPGMPGMIQPSGNEGHGTGQYL